Proteins from a single region of Flavobacterium sp. YJ01:
- a CDS encoding iron-sulfur cluster assembly accessory protein, with protein sequence MIKVSDTAKKKIIDLMTDDGFDAASDYVRVGVKSGGCSGLSYDLKFDKTKGEDDKIFVDNDIQIAVEKKSFLYLAGTILEFSGGLNGKGFVFNNPNASRTCGCGESFSL encoded by the coding sequence ATGATAAAAGTTTCAGATACTGCCAAAAAGAAAATCATCGACCTGATGACTGATGATGGTTTTGACGCTGCTAGCGACTACGTAAGAGTAGGTGTAAAAAGCGGTGGATGCTCTGGTTTGTCTTATGATTTAAAATTTGACAAAACCAAAGGAGAAGACGATAAAATATTCGTAGATAACGATATACAAATTGCCGTTGAAAAAAAATCATTCCTTTATTTAGCCGGAACAATTTTAGAATTTTCTGGAGGATTAAACGGAAAAGGATTTGTTTTCAATAATCCGAATGCAAGTAGAACTTGCGGATGTGGAGAATCATTCTCTCTTTAG